In the Mytilus trossulus isolate FHL-02 chromosome 1, PNRI_Mtr1.1.1.hap1, whole genome shotgun sequence genome, one interval contains:
- the LOC134712086 gene encoding armadillo repeat-containing X-linked protein 4-like encodes MVSTSARVLLAGTVFAISAILTLRYLMKKTRKKTEKSPEKNNEEDDTLIPVSDQHNDHTHKDIHIHGKRKHPNEDFINVDVQSPKKPHEMPKSKPIAKDDSENLEFFRKELQKFLSDGVENTDENTNQNAESKDNTLKDKSETIKDDNTKKEVKLEVNNGLEGNKEVFAGEIIEPKRSQTLSSTPKIVISESESKIPYQNGSTAEGKQTKSVNGKSCEVKKEWDDDPSYTRFSEEEITDALLVSQTSPGILSGYNAEVLSCLLTHPDPKLQETVLNGINRCSTFTRNQNLFREHGCLSRLSNLLYQQKMSRSANPKLVTSVANAITNLSSNEENHKKLEDCVSTLVDLTLEDETGESVCLSSLKALTNLSVTSQHHGHYTRVVQRLYDLVDTGAASIKLQAAKVLVNLSCNPELVPHMLAAKAPVCLIELLKQGTEEELMLRWTTLLANILTKAKEQKVTSASLPADDKAPSPETMYTALYGVSSGQLKSKVYLLSRHKNENISHQASKIYQVITK; translated from the exons aaaaatctcCAGAGAAGAATAATGAGGAAGATGATACACTGATACCTGTGTCTGACCAGCATAATGATCACACACACAAAGATATTCATATTCATGGTAAACGTAAACACCCAAACGAAGATTTTATCAACGTGGATGTGCAAAGTCCTAAAAAACCTCATGAAATGCCAAAGAGTAAACCAATTGCTAAGGACGACTCAGAAAATTTGGAATTCTTTAGAAAAGAACTTCAGAAATTTCTATCTGATGGAGTTGAAAATACTGACGAGAATACAAATCAAAATGCAGAAAGTAAAGATAATACATTAAAAGACAAATCAGAAACTATAAAAGATGACAACACCAAGAAAGAAGTAAAACTTGAAGTTAACAATGGTTTGGAGGGAAATAAAGAGGTATTTGCAGGGGAGATAATAGAACCTAAAAGGTCTCAGACTCTTTCATCTACACCAAAGATAGTAATATCTGAAAGTGAATCAAAGATACCTTATCAAAATGGAAGCACTGCAGAAGGAAAACAAACCAAGAGTGTAAATGGAAAATCCTGTGAGGTAAAAAAAGAATGGGATGATGATCCGAGTTATACACGATTCAGTGAAGAAGAGATAACAGACGCATTGCTTGTATCTCAGACATCTCCAGGGATTCTGTCTGGTTATAATGCTGAGGTTCTGTCCTGCTTATTAACCCATCCTGATCCTAAGTTACAGGAGACGGTCCTCAACGGAATCAATCGATGTTCAACCTTTACCAGAAATCAG aatttgttCCGTGAACATGGATGCTTGTCCAGACTGAGTAATTTACTCTATCAACAAAAAATGTCAAGGTCAGCCAACCCTAAATTGGTGACTTCAGTAGCCAATGCCATTACAAACTTATCatcaaatgaagaaaatcataaaaaattagAG GACTGTGTATCGACCCTCGTAGATTTAACATTGGAGGATGAGACAGGAGAGAGTGTGTGTCTATCATCTCTAAAAGCTTTAACCAACCTTTCCGTTACCAGTCAACATCATGGTCATTACACAAGAGTGGTACAAAGATTGTATGATTTAGTGGACACTGGAGCTGCCAGCATTAAACTCCAAGCAGCAAAAGTTTTAGTAAATCTGTCTTGTAATCCAGAACTAGTCCCACATATGTTAGCTGCAAAG GCTCCAGTTTGTCTGATTGAACTGCTTAAGCAAGGAACAGAAGAAGAGTTAATGTTAAGATGGACAACTCTTCTCGCTAATATCTTAACAAAAGCCAAAGAACAAAAAGTAACTTCTGCTTCACTTCCAGCAGACGACAAAGCACCAAGTCCAGAGACAATGTACACAGCTTTGTATGGTGTTAGTTCAGGACAACTCAAATCCAAAGTTTATTTGTTGAGTcgacataaaaatgaaaacatcagCCATCAAGCTTCTAAAATTTATCAAGTTATCACTAAATAA